In Liolophura sinensis isolate JHLJ2023 chromosome 2, CUHK_Ljap_v2, whole genome shotgun sequence, a genomic segment contains:
- the LOC135463019 gene encoding somatostatin receptor type 5-like has translation MDSYYEFDIWEASMGTRIALVSVCGVMTAVGILGNLLIIFLVAKVKSLRTTVNKSLAFLSLADVLFLVYQPVVTMNWEFGVDDSNLGEHLCYFILFYDKGGVFCSTLIFLFVSLDRYIAVCHPLVSLYYWSGRRTFYVLTSIVLLTVAFSFPTYIMSRYDTFPEGNQTLTFCYIYIAEPWMKSYVAGLEVISNFGSVPILVFVYARMVRAILKKKPTEEVARADHAKSARRSPRTRTVIMLLIAVVVFVICRFPRCMLELFNVLSPDIYRFEEALVKRESYIVYWISWICLFANSQANPFIIFIMSSTFRKAFADVFCGCRRKAAKRSGKETTPNTVSSKVSSQAQASTSSQELHATP, from the exons ATGGACAGCTACTATGAGTTCGACATTTGGGAGGCTTCCATGGGAACACGCATTGCCTTGGTGTCCGTCTGCGGCGTTATGACCGCAGTTGGAATCCTTGGTAACCTCTTGATCATATTCCTTGTTGCCAAGGTGAAATCGCTCCGGACTACGGTGAATAAAAGCTTGGCTTTCCTAAGTCTGGCGGATGTGTTGTTCCTCGTCTATCAGCCAGTCGTGACGATGAACTGGGAGTTTGGAGTGGACGATTCCAACCTAGGAGAACACCTCT gTTATTTCATCCTGTTTTACGACAAAGGCGGTGTATTTTGCTCTACTTTGATCTTCCTGTTTGTTAGCCTGGATCGTTATATCGCAGTCTGTCATCCTCTCGTCTCGCTTTACTACTGGTCGGGACGTCGCACATTCTACGTCCTCACCAGCATCGTGCTCCTCACCGTCGCTTTCTCTTTCCCCACCTACATCATGTCTCGCTACGACACGTTCCCCGAGGGAAACCAGACGTTGACGTTCTGCTACATCTATATCGCCGAGCCATGGATGAAGAGCTACGTGGCAGGTTTGGAAGTCATCTCCAACTTCGGCTCCGTTCCTATCCTCGTCTTCGTCTACGCTCGCATGGTCCGTGCGATCCTCAAGAAGAAGCCTACGGAGGAAGTCGCTCGCGCGGACCACGCGAAATCCGCGCGCCGGTCGCCGCGCACGCGCACCGTCATCATGCTGCTCATTGCCGTCGTCGTCTTCGTCATTTGCAGATTCCCCCGCTGCATGCTGGAGCTGTTCAACGTTCTCTCGCCGGATATCTACCGCTTCGAAGAGGCTCTAGTGAAGCGCGAAAGTTACATCGTGTACTGGATTTCCTGGATTTGCCTCTTCGCGAACAGCCAGGCCAACCCCTTCATCATCTTCATTATGTCCAGTACTTTCCGAAAGGCCTTCGCCGACGTCTTCTGCGGATGTCGCCGCAAAGCTGCTAAGAGGTCTGGAAAAGAGACAACGCCTAACACCGTGTCCAGCAAAGTGTCATCTCAAGCACAAGCAAGTACAAGTTCGCAAGAGCTGCATGCGACACCGTAA